Below is a window of Thermococcus sp. DNA.
CCGAAAGCCAGCCAGCTTAGGAGCTTTGGAATCTCTATTGCGTACTTCACCTGCTGGTTCTTCTCGTCAACGATACCGAAGACAACCATAGGTGCCCCCGTCTCTGTCTTAAAGAGACCCTCGTCGGCCGCTAACTTGGTCGGCTGGTACTGGGCTATAACCCTTCCCTCCTCGTGACCCGTCGGGTAGAGCTGGATTATCGAGCTTATTGCGAGAACGACGATTCCTATCGCCACTGCCGAGCGCGCCACCTGGACGTGCCTCTTCTTGAGGAGGTAGTAAGCTCCAACGGCCGCAACTATGTAGGCTCCGGTTATTATCGCCGAGTTTATTGTGTGGGTGTACTGGCTGACGAGGAGCGGATTGAAGACTGCCTTCATGAAGTTCGTGAGTTCTGCCCTCGGGCCGAGGGGGGTGTCCTTAATGATGTACGCCGTAGGTGTCTGTTGCCAGCTGTTGGCTATAAGAATCCAGAGACCCGAAAGTGCTGAACCTATAAACACAAAGAAAGATGATATCCACGTTATGGCCCTCGGGAGCCTGTCCATGCCGAAGAGCAAGACACCGAGAAACGTTGACTCGAGGGCAAAGGCGAAGAGACCTTCGAGCATTAGCGGCGGGCCAAAGATTGAACCGACGAACATCGAATAATTGGCCCAGTTGGCACCGAACTCAAACTCCATGACGATTCCTGTTGGAACACCGAGCACGAAGAAGACTCCAAGCCACTTGCTGAAGAACTTTGCCGCTTTATGCCACTGTTCCTCGTTGGTAATAGCCGCCATGGTCCATAGCAGGAACACCATGAAACCCATACCTATGCTCGCGGGCACAAAAATCCAGTGGTAACCCGCAGTCAGGGCAAACTGAATTCTTGAAAGCAGTACTGGGTCCATACCCAATCACCCCTGGGTTCATTCTTCAAACTAAACTTACCAGGAAACAAACTTATAATGTTTTCGGAACATCGAGTTTCAGTAATGTTTTCCTCAAACTAAGAACATAAAAGAAAGAGTTAAACTTTTGCCTTCGGACTGTTTGTTGAGGGCATTCCGTGCTTGTGAAAGACCCATATCATGTAGGCAAGTCCAAACACCATACCAGGCACTACCCAGACAACGTTGTGCACCAGAAACGCTATCAGTACAAAGACAAGGGCGAGCACTATTGCCACCAATCCGGCAACAACCTCCATACCAGTTTCCGCTTGTGCAGTCATGACACCACCCCTTTTGAATTCTGAACTTGGGTCTTATATCTCTTT
It encodes the following:
- a CDS encoding cytochrome ubiquinol oxidase subunit I, whose product is MDPVLLSRIQFALTAGYHWIFVPASIGMGFMVFLLWTMAAITNEEQWHKAAKFFSKWLGVFFVLGVPTGIVMEFEFGANWANYSMFVGSIFGPPLMLEGLFAFALESTFLGVLLFGMDRLPRAITWISSFFVFIGSALSGLWILIANSWQQTPTAYIIKDTPLGPRAELTNFMKAVFNPLLVSQYTHTINSAIITGAYIVAAVGAYYLLKKRHVQVARSAVAIGIVVLAISSIIQLYPTGHEEGRVIAQYQPTKLAADEGLFKTETGAPMVVFGIVDEKNQQVKYAIEIPKLLSWLAFG